The proteins below come from a single Papaver somniferum cultivar HN1 chromosome 11, ASM357369v1, whole genome shotgun sequence genomic window:
- the LOC113324153 gene encoding omega-hydroxypalmitate O-feruloyl transferase-like: MVEVRNKTTFNGGLIVSIKGEIMVPPSEETPKDLHFLSNLDMVVIMMETLWCFNETIDVGGLDAVEVMKDGEGALFVEAEANLMLDEIGDFTKPDPVTYGELVYRLLDPKNILQNPLLVAQAQVTKFKCGGFVLGMSWNHFVADGISMTEFMKSWGEVTRGLSLSNPPFLDRTVLKAHLWYQRYGYCSYPMGRITKA; this comes from the exons ATGGTGGAAGTAAGGAATAAAACAACTTTCAACGGTGGATTGATCGTCAGTATTAAAGGAGAAATAATGGTTCCTCCATCAGAGGAGACACCCAAGGATTTGCATTTCTTGTCTAACTTAGACATGGTAGTGATTATGATGGAAACCCTTTGGTGTTTTAACGAAACAATTGATGTTGGCGGATTGGATGCAGTTGAAGTCATGAAAGATG GTGAAGGTGCTCTTTTTGTTGAGGCAGAGGCCAACCTTATGTTGGACGAAATTGGTGACTTCACGAAACCTGATCCTGTTACTTATGGGGAACTTGTTTATCGCCTTCTTGATCCAAAAAACATACTACAAAATCCTCTACTTGTGGCTCAGGCTCAG GTGACCAAATTCAAGTGTGGTGGGTTCGTTCTTGGAATGAGTTGGAACCACTTTGTCGCCGATGGAATCAGTATGACGGAGTTTATGAAGTCATGGGGTGAAGTTACACGAGGATTGTCGTTATCAAACCCACCGTTCCTGGATCGAACTGTACTCAAAGCACACCTATGGTACCAACGGTATGGGTATTGTTCATACCCCATGGGAAGGATAACAAAGGCATAA